In Mytilus edulis chromosome 4, xbMytEdul2.2, whole genome shotgun sequence, the following proteins share a genomic window:
- the LOC139521631 gene encoding uncharacterized protein, whose amino-acid sequence MTDKDINRLSSFHNTCLRKIMKIFWPNKISNKDLHEMTNTKDMETFLIQKRWRWLGHVIRKPSDDMTKVALRWTPEGKRKRGRPKTTWRRTVENQLKERGYTWGTVERTANNREEWRKLVLALCAIMHSKD is encoded by the coding sequence ATGACTGACAAAGACATCAACAGACTCTCCAGCTTCCATAACACATGTCTGCGAAAGATAATGAAAATATTCTGGCCAAACAAAATCTCCAACAAAGACCTACATGAGATGACGAATACCAAAGACATGGAGACTTTTCTCATACAAAAAAGATGGAGGTGGCTTGGTCATGTTATACGCAAACCATCTGATGACATGACCAAGGTAGCCCTTAGATGGACACCAGAGGGGAAGAGAAAGAGAGGCCGACCTAAAACAACATGGAGACGCACTGTAGAAAATCAGTTAAAGGAAAGAGGATATACCTGGGGCACAGTGGAAAGAACAGCAAACAACAGAGAAGAGTGGAGAAAACTTGTCCTTGCCCTATGTGCCATTATGCATAGCAAGgactaa
- the LOC139521632 gene encoding uncharacterized protein codes for MTDKDINRLSSFHNTCLRKIMKIFWPNKISNKDLHEMTNTKDMETLLIQKIWRWLGHVIRKPSDDMTKVALRWTPEGKRKRGRHKTTWRRTVENKLKERGYTWGTVERTANNREEWRKLVLALCTIRHSKD; via the coding sequence ATGACTGACAAAGACATCAACAGACTCTCCAGCTTCCATAACACATGTCTGCGAAAGATAATGAAAATATTCTGGCCAAACAAAATCTCCAACAAAGACCTACATGAGATGACGAATACCAAAGACATGGAGACTTTGCTCATACAAAAAATATGGAGGTGGCTTGGTCATGTTATACGCAAACCATCTGATGACATGACCAAGGTAGCCCTTAGATGGACACCAGAGGGGAAGAGAAAGAGAGGCCGACATAAAACAACATGGAGACGCACTGTAGAAAATAAGTTAAAGGAAAGAGGATATACCTGGGGCACAGTGGAAAGAACAGCAAACAACAGAGAAGAGTGGAGAAAACTTGTCCTTGCCCTATGTACCATTAGGCATAGCAAGgactaa